In one window of Pyramidobacter porci DNA:
- a CDS encoding HD domain-containing protein, translated as MNPKHARLLAAAIRYDRGDARRIQHFVKVHDLAAAIGALEGLDEETQFILETAAILHDIGIHQAEATHGNGHGKYQEREGPGVAEAILRELGGYGEAQIERVKYLIAHHHTYGDIDGADYQILVEADFLVNVFEEGFDCHGPAEKVRERIFKTATGKRFLDDMFAAGAYHPLTS; from the coding sequence ATGAATCCGAAGCACGCGCGCCTGCTTGCTGCGGCAATCCGTTATGACCGCGGCGATGCCCGGCGCATCCAGCATTTCGTCAAGGTCCACGATCTGGCCGCGGCGATCGGCGCACTGGAAGGACTGGACGAGGAGACGCAGTTCATTCTCGAGACGGCGGCCATTCTCCACGACATCGGCATTCATCAGGCCGAAGCCACGCACGGCAACGGGCACGGCAAGTATCAGGAACGGGAGGGGCCCGGCGTCGCCGAGGCGATCTTGCGCGAGCTCGGCGGCTACGGCGAAGCGCAGATCGAGCGCGTCAAATATCTGATCGCCCATCATCACACCTACGGCGACATCGATGGCGCCGATTATCAGATCCTCGTCGAGGCCGACTTTCTCGTCAACGTCTTCGAAGAAGGTTTTGACTGTCACGGGCCTGCCGAAAAGGTCAGGGAACGTATTTTCAAAACGGCAACCGGAAAGCGTTTTCTCGACGACATGTTCGCCGCCGGCGCTTACCATCCCCTCACGTCCTGA
- a CDS encoding ABC transporter substrate-binding protein has translation MRRKSVFALAAVLTVAAGLWLYRKFAAPPVIRAYTTIPEKEAAVLFQRFTDYTGLRVSFSRLSSGEMLRRVIAEKVCPQADLIIGGPADIYDAAKREGALARYVPEAAKAMPVGYRDPDNRWFGIGVTPLCFLVNRNFIEKNGLRMPDSWQDLLDPAYRGALQMVDPRASATASEQIYSLVRIYGEREAFEYQKKLAENVRAYARNGVGGAMPVALGQAAAGVFYYVDAMSLKLEGYPVEIVFPKEGVTYAVDGCALLDGAASPEEAKYLLQWLASQDFARSRMEQKPCYLPACPELRELNKLLDLNSIRLLQCSVPWKSQNRLRLIDRWTSEVARSDQLKDSQDTVRSASVLQK, from the coding sequence GTGCGCAGAAAAAGTGTGTTTGCTCTTGCGGCCGTGCTGACCGTGGCGGCGGGATTATGGCTGTATCGGAAGTTTGCCGCGCCGCCGGTGATCCGCGCGTACACGACGATCCCGGAGAAGGAAGCGGCGGTGCTGTTTCAACGCTTTACCGATTATACCGGGTTGCGGGTCAGCTTTTCACGACTCTCGTCGGGCGAGATGTTGAGGCGCGTCATCGCCGAAAAGGTTTGTCCGCAGGCCGACCTGATCATTGGCGGCCCGGCCGACATTTACGATGCCGCCAAACGCGAAGGCGCGCTGGCCCGGTATGTTCCCGAAGCGGCCAAGGCCATGCCGGTCGGGTATCGCGATCCTGACAATCGCTGGTTCGGCATCGGCGTGACGCCGTTGTGCTTTCTCGTCAACAGGAATTTTATCGAGAAGAACGGGCTGAGAATGCCCGATTCCTGGCAGGATCTGCTTGACCCTGCGTATCGCGGGGCGCTGCAGATGGTTGATCCCCGCGCGTCGGCGACGGCCTCGGAACAAATCTATTCGCTCGTGCGCATCTACGGCGAGAGAGAGGCTTTCGAGTACCAGAAAAAGCTGGCGGAAAACGTGCGCGCATACGCCAGAAACGGTGTCGGCGGCGCCATGCCTGTCGCCTTGGGACAGGCCGCTGCGGGCGTGTTCTATTACGTGGACGCGATGAGCCTGAAGCTGGAAGGTTATCCCGTGGAAATCGTTTTCCCCAAGGAGGGCGTGACGTATGCGGTGGACGGCTGCGCGCTGCTCGACGGCGCGGCGTCCCCCGAGGAGGCGAAGTATCTGTTGCAGTGGCTGGCGTCGCAGGATTTCGCGCGCAGCCGTATGGAGCAGAAGCCGTGTTACCTTCCCGCTTGCCCTGAGCTGCGGGAGCTCAACAAGCTGCTCGATCTGAATTCGATCAGGCTGCTCCAGTGCAGCGTGCCGTGGAAAAGCCAGAATCGCCTGCGCCTGATCGACCGCTGGACCAGCGAAGTGGCGCGGAGCGATCAGCTGAAAGACTCCCAGGACACGGTGCGGAGCGCCTCGGTTCTGCAAAAATAA
- a CDS encoding MBL fold metallo-hydrolase → MRIVALMENTSGKECCRAEHGLSLYIETDRHKVLFDAGASGLFAKNALALGVDLAAVDTAVLSHGHSDHSGGMTTFFRLNDHAKLYARATYDRPRYNRDGKYIGVEPRLIGHPRIVAVGEDRLRLDNELTIASYAGKPCEWPVDTCGMMMEAGGVLVPEQFGHEQYLLVSEGAKKVLISGCSHRGILNIMEWASKEGAQAVVGGFHFKDVPEDQFRRMDAAAAELKRWPVTYYTCHCTGVSQYDYLRQKMGEQLRYLAAGDELAL, encoded by the coding sequence ATGCGGATTGTGGCCTTGATGGAGAATACCTCAGGGAAAGAATGCTGCCGCGCGGAGCACGGTTTGAGCCTGTACATCGAGACGGATCGCCACAAAGTGCTGTTCGACGCGGGCGCCAGCGGTCTGTTTGCGAAAAACGCGCTGGCGCTGGGCGTCGACCTCGCGGCCGTGGATACGGCCGTGCTGTCTCACGGGCACAGCGATCATTCGGGCGGCATGACGACGTTTTTCCGCCTGAACGATCACGCCAAACTTTACGCGCGCGCGACGTACGACCGGCCGCGCTACAACCGCGACGGCAAATACATCGGCGTGGAACCGCGGCTGATCGGCCATCCTCGGATCGTTGCCGTCGGCGAGGATCGCCTGCGCCTTGACAACGAGCTGACCATCGCCAGCTATGCGGGCAAGCCCTGCGAGTGGCCCGTCGATACCTGCGGCATGATGATGGAGGCCGGCGGCGTGCTGGTGCCGGAACAGTTCGGGCACGAACAGTACCTGCTGGTCAGCGAAGGGGCGAAAAAGGTACTGATCAGCGGCTGCAGTCACCGCGGTATTCTCAACATCATGGAATGGGCTTCGAAAGAAGGGGCTCAGGCGGTCGTCGGCGGATTTCACTTCAAGGACGTGCCGGAAGATCAGTTCCGCCGCATGGATGCGGCCGCGGCCGAACTGAAACGCTGGCCCGTGACGTACTACACCTGCCATTGCACAGGAGTGTCCCAGTATGATTACCTGCGGCAAAAGATGGGCGAGCAGCTGCGCTATCTGGCGGCGGGCGATGAGCTGGCGCTTTAG
- a CDS encoding DUF2157 domain-containing protein, producing the protein MTRSISKRKLDFLREELQVWQQEGLIGADSAARIASLYSARSRSFAQTLLCAGAALVGLGAISAVAANWWTIPRLLRTALVLAAYALSMGAACFCEKDSPSGARALRLLAGLIFGGGIFLVAQMYHQGGHWSTAFGWWALGLIPAVRIFRDAWQMYLLQAVSLIYVAGQGVFFFWERTPDLASFRGDVLPGALLLALWWLWRQMRWNLRAFNFNVQMTIFFLFTRLTQYFGLTAALLAFFAAGAALPAFSRAKRGEEWRDVLSAWGTLLAGAAGVALSVPEVWYDFPCLRVLDGTAAQELNALRLAANGAAALTAAVMGWRLYRGARLGGLFLALLVLRYFADHFFGFMSKAATFSGLGLLCLIAGFWWERSARRTKAKRDKEGDAYEKL; encoded by the coding sequence ATGACTCGCTCTATTTCAAAACGAAAGCTGGACTTTTTGCGGGAAGAACTGCAGGTCTGGCAACAGGAAGGTCTGATCGGCGCGGACTCGGCGGCGCGGATCGCGTCGCTCTACTCGGCGCGCTCGCGCAGTTTCGCGCAAACGCTGCTTTGCGCGGGCGCGGCGCTGGTCGGGCTGGGGGCCATCAGCGCGGTGGCGGCCAACTGGTGGACGATCCCGCGCCTGCTGCGGACGGCGCTGGTTCTCGCGGCGTACGCGCTGTCGATGGGCGCGGCCTGCTTCTGCGAAAAAGATTCGCCGTCCGGAGCCCGGGCGCTGCGTCTGCTGGCCGGGCTGATCTTCGGCGGCGGCATCTTCCTGGTCGCGCAGATGTACCATCAGGGCGGGCACTGGTCCACGGCGTTCGGCTGGTGGGCGCTGGGGCTGATCCCGGCGGTGCGGATCTTCCGCGACGCCTGGCAGATGTATCTGCTGCAGGCTGTTTCGTTGATTTACGTCGCCGGGCAGGGAGTGTTTTTCTTCTGGGAAAGAACCCCTGATCTTGCCTCGTTCCGCGGCGACGTCTTACCGGGGGCGCTGCTGCTGGCGCTCTGGTGGCTGTGGCGGCAGATGCGCTGGAACCTGCGCGCGTTCAATTTCAACGTGCAGATGACGATCTTTTTCTTGTTCACGCGGCTGACGCAGTATTTCGGCTTGACCGCCGCGCTGCTTGCGTTTTTCGCCGCCGGAGCGGCGCTGCCGGCGTTCTCGCGCGCGAAGCGCGGGGAAGAATGGCGCGATGTTCTGTCGGCCTGGGGCACGCTGCTGGCGGGAGCCGCCGGAGTGGCGCTGTCGGTGCCGGAAGTCTGGTACGATTTTCCTTGTCTGCGCGTTTTGGACGGAACGGCGGCGCAGGAATTGAACGCGCTGCGCCTGGCGGCGAACGGCGCGGCCGCGCTGACGGCCGCTGTCATGGGCTGGCGGCTTTACCGGGGCGCGCGGCTGGGCGGCCTGTTCCTCGCCCTGCTGGTCCTGCGCTACTTTGCGGACCATTTCTTCGGCTTCATGTCCAAGGCGGCGACGTTTTCGGGGCTCGGCCTGCTGTGCCTGATCGCCGGATTCTGGTGGGAACGTTCGGCGCGCCGCACAAAGGCAAAGCGCGACAAGGAGGGCGACGCTTATGAAAAACTTTAA
- a CDS encoding GDYXXLXY domain-containing protein, with product MKNFKYLAASLLPVLILLALPLRPACVTRFGAEVRLAVRPVDPRDLFRGDYVALSFEAESVPLALFPAPDEKRSEYAVPDLSVWYVALAPDKEGLWAPSGVFAEVPEGPYLKGTAKYLAERADGSTAAEMDYGEGLKRFYVKENTARELEEAARQSRLRATVKVWRGMAVIQSVEAVPDTAGEP from the coding sequence ATGAAAAACTTTAAATATTTGGCGGCATCGCTGCTGCCCGTGCTGATCCTGCTGGCGCTGCCGCTGCGCCCCGCCTGCGTGACCCGCTTTGGCGCGGAGGTGCGTCTGGCGGTGCGTCCAGTGGACCCGCGCGACCTGTTCCGCGGCGATTACGTGGCGCTCAGCTTCGAAGCCGAGTCGGTGCCGTTGGCGCTGTTTCCGGCGCCCGACGAGAAAAGATCGGAATACGCCGTACCGGACCTCAGCGTATGGTACGTGGCGCTGGCGCCGGACAAAGAGGGGCTGTGGGCTCCCAGCGGCGTTTTCGCGGAAGTTCCCGAAGGCCCGTATCTGAAAGGGACCGCCAAGTACCTGGCCGAGCGCGCCGACGGCTCGACGGCGGCGGAGATGGACTACGGCGAGGGACTGAAACGCTTTTACGTCAAAGAGAACACGGCGCGCGAACTCGAAGAAGCGGCGCGGCAGTCCCGTCTGCGGGCAACCGTGAAAGTCTGGCGCGGCATGGCCGTGATCCAGTCGGTGGAAGCCGTTCCGGATACGGCTGGCGAACCATGA
- a CDS encoding DUF2023 family protein, with translation MEVFRHHIYEFKKGLRNLILHTAPLGDVPEIERALQAQGIAYRLAYLKNGHVNVFFGCPDCIRVLEIIGKSSLCDFTKEEDFILGIMLGYGRLEECRRFISLSAQQYGGSCAAD, from the coding sequence ATGGAAGTTTTTCGCCACCATATCTATGAATTCAAAAAAGGATTGAGAAATCTGATCCTCCATACGGCGCCTCTCGGCGACGTGCCGGAGATCGAGCGCGCCCTTCAGGCGCAGGGCATCGCCTATCGTCTGGCCTACCTGAAAAACGGGCACGTCAACGTTTTTTTCGGCTGCCCGGACTGTATTCGCGTCCTCGAGATCATCGGCAAAAGCAGTCTCTGCGACTTCACGAAAGAAGAAGATTTCATTCTCGGCATCATGCTCGGCTACGGACGCCTCGAGGAGTGCCGGCGCTTCATCTCCCTCAGCGCACAACAGTACGGCGGAAGCTGCGCCGCCGACTGA
- a CDS encoding flavodoxin: protein MSIAVVYGSTTGMTEEAASKIASILQADCLNVAEVSPEQLAGYDALILGSSTWGAGDLQDDWDAFLPKLEGMDLKGKKVAVFGTGDHEGFADTFGLALVKLREAAADAGATLIGEAPVEGYDNIDSAVAADGKFVGLALDSQNQPELTDARIEAWCGVLKSALA, encoded by the coding sequence ATGTCCATAGCAGTTGTTTACGGCAGCACGACCGGTATGACGGAGGAAGCTGCGTCGAAGATCGCGTCGATCCTTCAGGCCGATTGCCTGAACGTTGCGGAAGTTTCTCCCGAGCAGCTGGCGGGGTACGACGCTCTGATCCTCGGTTCCTCCACATGGGGCGCCGGCGATCTTCAGGACGATTGGGACGCGTTCCTCCCCAAGCTTGAAGGCATGGATCTGAAGGGCAAGAAGGTCGCCGTGTTTGGCACGGGCGATCACGAAGGTTTCGCCGACACGTTCGGTCTCGCCCTCGTCAAGCTGCGCGAAGCGGCTGCGGACGCCGGAGCGACTCTGATCGGCGAAGCGCCGGTGGAAGGCTACGACAACATCGACTCCGCGGTCGCCGCGGACGGAAAGTTCGTGGGCCTGGCGCTGGATTCGCAGAATCAGCCCGAGCTGACCGACGCGCGTATCGAAGCGTGGTGCGGCGTTCTCAAAAGCGCGCTCGCTTAA
- a CDS encoding metal-dependent transcriptional regulator, which produces MQIHQSAEDYLEKILMLHERLGYARSVDIATELNVTKPSVSVAMKRLRENNYILMDKDGLITLTPAGREIADRIYDRHKVLSAFFRELGVDSEVAAEDACKVEHVISDESFAAVCRFVHKSL; this is translated from the coding sequence ATGCAAATACATCAGTCTGCGGAGGATTATCTGGAAAAGATCTTGATGCTCCACGAACGGCTGGGTTATGCCCGATCGGTGGACATCGCCACGGAGCTGAACGTGACAAAACCGAGCGTAAGCGTGGCGATGAAGCGCCTGCGCGAGAACAATTACATTCTCATGGACAAGGACGGTCTGATCACTCTGACCCCCGCGGGCAGGGAGATCGCCGATCGGATCTACGATCGTCACAAGGTGCTTTCGGCCTTTTTCAGAGAACTCGGAGTGGACAGCGAAGTCGCGGCGGAAGACGCCTGCAAAGTGGAACACGTCATTTCCGACGAAAGCTTTGCCGCGGTGTGCCGTTTCGTTCATAAGTCGCTCTGA
- a CDS encoding OB-fold protein — MKKLIFTFLFIMSCTAAFAAAPAEPILLDTTRTGNDFYLNEYSKDAENGMISVVIRCVLSESEIRRLSALMVKQDIPADQAAGVKYNDFCLRYSNDGTRYQRRYDRYVDVNGAIIRRLRVNPDDWFDTTNSAALLPAKALAEASRLLDQPDPLPKSALELTPVEPADANSPQSSSPKKAEKVDAMIEAYRANVARFEAQYENALTQVQGRMGDMGVSGDLYTVLLQSEKEGGDSILCYFDADDRGDLAKCSKGDLLIVEGAYRRTKVRNAVFALDRCNVIKNITAGGK, encoded by the coding sequence ATGAAAAAACTGATTTTTACGTTCCTGTTCATCATGAGCTGCACCGCGGCTTTCGCCGCCGCGCCCGCCGAGCCGATCCTGCTCGATACGACCCGCACGGGAAATGATTTCTACCTCAACGAATACTCCAAAGACGCCGAAAACGGCATGATCTCCGTCGTGATACGCTGCGTCCTCTCGGAGAGCGAGATCCGGCGGCTCTCCGCGCTGATGGTGAAACAGGATATTCCCGCCGACCAGGCAGCCGGCGTGAAGTACAACGACTTCTGCCTGCGCTATTCCAACGATGGCACCCGATACCAGCGCCGCTACGACCGCTACGTCGACGTCAATGGCGCTATCATCCGCCGCCTGCGCGTCAACCCTGACGATTGGTTCGACACGACCAACTCCGCGGCGCTGCTGCCTGCAAAGGCGTTGGCCGAAGCCAGCCGCTTGCTGGACCAGCCTGATCCGCTGCCCAAGAGCGCGCTCGAACTGACGCCCGTCGAACCGGCGGACGCCAATTCGCCGCAGTCTTCCTCGCCCAAGAAGGCCGAGAAAGTCGACGCGATGATAGAAGCCTACCGCGCCAACGTGGCCCGCTTCGAGGCCCAGTACGAAAACGCGCTTACGCAAGTGCAGGGACGCATGGGCGACATGGGCGTGTCCGGCGACCTGTACACCGTGCTCCTCCAGTCCGAGAAAGAGGGCGGCGATTCGATCCTCTGCTATTTCGACGCCGATGACCGCGGCGACCTGGCCAAGTGCAGCAAAGGCGACCTGCTGATCGTCGAAGGCGCCTACCGCCGCACCAAGGTCCGCAACGCCGTCTTCGCTCTGGACCGCTGCAACGTGATCAAAAACATCACAGCCGGCGGGAAGTGA
- the cas3 gene encoding CRISPR-associated helicase Cas3': protein MKTLKDKDPFSASDIASLVWAKSSPYKSLKRHMIETGCCAQVLMRKGPGQPFLKELSRLTGRSDDENIRLIGYITALHDIGKCHPVFQKSADDLPQVQRLKEAGCLASSGVRCHFRHELYSEEVLDRIWKKTQFFPRDTRDTITRVLSMHHQGKNGGSCEIERETSLWEQAQDQLEREMRQVFQVSQLPPMPDFGRGDAFALSLMGVVILSDWLASSEIFEKFAVTETPSLSDIRAAAKRTVENCGLVSGTKLTSYDDFCELWPEISREGMRPLQKECAGMDYHDTSLCLLEAPMGEGKTEAALYAVSRMMETRGKDGFYVALPTSATSNQMHARVNELFQRHGLAPSRLLHSMAWLVDAQAQHHHASLGDDDDRQSLAQWLMPLRRGLLSQYAVGTVDQAMMSVMQIKYGVLRLLGLTDKILVVDEIHAYDAYMAQIIEQLIAWCRALGIPVVLLSATLPLAKKKELLAAAGALEYEPSGDYPLVTSVRSDGTVTERSVKAFIQRRYCFTLRPVMNDREAVASLAVDKVKNGGCLCLLMDTVKGAQALYPLLKEKATPDTELIVFHARFTAERRQQIESECIAKFGRNAGANRPKKAILLCTQVVEQSLDVDFDFMMTEIAPIDLLLQRAGRVFRHDGTTRPDGCVRPQIDVLVPPKHNFAAIEKIYYHILLERTEKYLAAHNVITVPEEMRQCIEEVYSEQSHDGELQKFSEKLFSEQLQEAQAEGIILPPPKDERFFARGKDARHFFGLRDDEDSQFCALKTRLGSDSRRVALLQPELFHLARENSDRADVARQVLMQTVNLRLFDAPESEERKGVIGKNFFEGEKLLKGCLVLQLEEDNTASWGSIKIIKDDIIGIQMEGV from the coding sequence GTGAAAACCTTGAAAGACAAAGATCCTTTTTCTGCCAGTGACATCGCGTCCCTCGTCTGGGCGAAGAGTTCTCCTTATAAAAGTCTGAAACGACACATGATCGAAACGGGCTGCTGCGCTCAGGTTCTGATGCGTAAAGGCCCGGGGCAGCCTTTTTTGAAAGAATTGAGCCGCCTGACGGGGCGCAGCGACGATGAAAACATCCGCTTGATCGGTTACATTACGGCGCTCCACGATATCGGCAAGTGCCATCCGGTTTTTCAGAAGAGCGCGGACGATCTGCCGCAAGTTCAGCGTCTCAAAGAAGCGGGGTGCTTAGCGTCATCTGGTGTTCGCTGCCACTTTCGCCACGAACTCTATTCGGAAGAGGTCCTCGATCGGATCTGGAAAAAAACGCAGTTTTTCCCCCGCGACACGCGCGACACGATCACCCGCGTCCTGTCCATGCATCATCAAGGAAAAAACGGCGGAAGTTGTGAAATCGAGAGAGAAACGTCTCTGTGGGAGCAGGCGCAGGATCAACTGGAGCGTGAAATGCGCCAGGTCTTTCAGGTCTCGCAGTTGCCCCCCATGCCTGATTTTGGGCGCGGTGACGCCTTTGCCCTCAGCCTGATGGGGGTAGTCATCCTTTCCGACTGGCTCGCTTCCAGCGAGATATTCGAAAAATTTGCCGTTACAGAAACCCCTTCGCTGAGCGATATTCGCGCCGCCGCGAAACGGACCGTGGAGAACTGCGGCCTTGTAAGCGGAACGAAACTGACTTCATACGACGATTTCTGCGAACTCTGGCCTGAAATTTCGCGTGAAGGGATGCGCCCGCTGCAAAAAGAATGCGCCGGCATGGATTATCATGACACTTCGCTGTGTCTGCTTGAAGCGCCCATGGGCGAAGGCAAAACCGAAGCGGCGCTGTACGCCGTCAGCCGCATGATGGAAACGCGCGGCAAAGACGGCTTCTATGTGGCGCTGCCCACGTCGGCGACCAGCAATCAGATGCACGCTCGCGTCAACGAGCTTTTCCAGCGGCACGGACTTGCCCCGTCACGGCTACTTCACAGTATGGCCTGGCTCGTTGACGCCCAGGCGCAGCATCATCATGCCAGCCTTGGAGACGACGATGACCGTCAAAGCCTTGCCCAATGGCTGATGCCGCTGCGTCGCGGCCTGTTGAGCCAGTATGCCGTCGGCACCGTCGATCAGGCGATGATGTCCGTGATGCAGATCAAATACGGCGTGTTGCGGCTGCTCGGGCTGACGGACAAGATCCTTGTCGTTGATGAGATCCACGCCTATGACGCTTACATGGCGCAAATCATCGAACAGCTCATCGCGTGGTGCCGCGCGCTCGGCATCCCGGTCGTGCTGCTGTCGGCCACGCTGCCGCTAGCCAAGAAGAAGGAACTGCTTGCGGCCGCCGGCGCTTTGGAATATGAGCCTTCCGGCGACTATCCGCTGGTTACCTCCGTCAGGAGCGACGGGACTGTGACGGAACGCTCCGTTAAGGCTTTTATACAGCGCCGCTATTGTTTTACCCTGCGCCCTGTCATGAATGACCGCGAAGCCGTCGCCTCACTCGCCGTCGATAAGGTCAAAAACGGCGGCTGTCTCTGTTTGCTGATGGACACGGTCAAAGGCGCGCAGGCGCTTTATCCGCTGCTGAAAGAAAAGGCGACGCCAGACACCGAACTGATCGTGTTCCACGCGCGCTTTACCGCCGAACGCCGCCAGCAGATCGAAAGCGAATGCATCGCAAAATTCGGACGGAATGCCGGAGCAAACCGTCCTAAAAAAGCCATTCTGCTGTGTACGCAAGTCGTCGAACAGTCGCTCGACGTCGATTTTGACTTCATGATGACGGAGATCGCGCCGATCGATTTGCTGCTTCAGCGCGCCGGGCGCGTGTTCCGCCATGACGGTACCACACGTCCTGACGGCTGCGTCCGTCCTCAAATCGACGTGCTCGTTCCGCCGAAACACAATTTTGCGGCAATAGAAAAGATTTACTACCACATTCTGCTGGAGCGGACTGAAAAATATCTCGCGGCGCACAATGTCATCACTGTCCCCGAAGAAATGCGCCAATGTATCGAGGAAGTTTATTCAGAGCAATCGCATGATGGCGAACTCCAGAAATTCAGCGAGAAGCTCTTTAGCGAACAGTTGCAGGAAGCGCAAGCCGAAGGCATCATTCTCCCCCCCCCGAAAGACGAGCGTTTCTTCGCACGCGGCAAAGACGCCCGTCATTTTTTCGGACTCAGAGACGATGAAGACTCTCAGTTCTGCGCATTGAAAACCAGACTTGGCTCCGACAGCCGCAGAGTGGCGCTACTCCAGCCGGAATTGTTCCACCTCGCGCGCGAAAATTCCGATCGCGCCGACGTGGCCCGTCAAGTGTTGATGCAGACCGTCAATCTACGACTGTTCGACGCGCCGGAATCGGAGGAAAGAAAAGGCGTTATCGGGAAAAACTTTTTTGAGGGCGAAAAACTGTTAAAAGGCTGTCTTGTGTTACAACTTGAAGAAGACAACACGGCAAGCTGGGGCAGTATAAAAATTATAAAAGATGATATAATTGGAATTCAGATGGAAGGAGTGTGA
- the casA gene encoding type I-E CRISPR-associated protein Cse1/CasA: MAVFDVLREPWIPALRMNGSPVSLGILDLLEQAHELKALGSESLLENYSIFRLLAAFLMDAYTPEYIDDRRQILESGHFDPVVLQRYVEQCVAEGDSFNLFDEKRPFMQARYDEKYDKKTVPVAVLVHALPAGNNHIHFDHRLSSEHCLTAAEALRALCAAYVFCTSGLAGPSSVNNTPCIYVVYEGQTLFESLIVSMISKDECESKNIPWSEPPVSWRNDDEVIPKSLCPTVSLMAAFTWLPRRVTFVPVKIDGALCVKEVYCQAGLNFQGDGRWYDPHVPYRKNKKEEWYSVKPQSGRELWRDVGAVTAADPSSSSTRQPLILANYKELTESRTSRLLKVQLIGLVTNQAQYLSTQSDSLALPSSFLGEAALGRLLRSDLQDIETMAFYIFSSYGKILDAEIATELQTQFYAVMYEKLFSEYFPYVAKIDRNQDNWGGLAGEYLDNILKKMRDLVMHQGAQRFASNARALRDMSAAETSFVRNCGSLLKKRRENK, from the coding sequence ATGGCTGTTTTTGACGTGCTTCGCGAGCCGTGGATCCCGGCTCTACGAATGAACGGGAGCCCTGTGAGCCTAGGGATTCTCGATCTTCTGGAGCAGGCGCATGAGCTGAAAGCATTGGGCAGTGAAAGTCTGTTGGAAAATTATTCCATCTTTCGTTTGCTGGCAGCTTTTCTGATGGACGCCTATACGCCGGAATATATCGATGATCGCCGGCAAATTCTGGAGAGCGGGCATTTCGATCCCGTCGTTTTGCAACGATATGTCGAGCAGTGCGTAGCGGAAGGCGACAGCTTCAACTTGTTCGACGAAAAGCGCCCTTTTATGCAGGCGCGGTATGATGAGAAGTACGATAAAAAGACCGTTCCGGTCGCAGTGCTCGTTCATGCCCTGCCCGCAGGGAACAATCATATTCATTTTGATCATCGTCTGAGTTCGGAACATTGTTTGACTGCGGCTGAAGCTCTGAGGGCGTTGTGCGCGGCGTATGTATTTTGTACATCAGGCTTGGCAGGGCCATCTTCAGTGAATAATACTCCGTGCATATATGTTGTCTACGAAGGTCAAACACTGTTTGAATCGTTGATCGTCAGCATGATCAGCAAAGACGAATGCGAAAGCAAAAATATCCCTTGGAGTGAACCGCCTGTATCTTGGCGAAATGACGATGAAGTCATTCCTAAAAGCCTCTGCCCGACTGTCTCTCTTATGGCAGCCTTTACGTGGCTTCCGCGACGAGTCACTTTTGTCCCTGTGAAAATTGACGGTGCTCTCTGTGTCAAAGAAGTTTATTGTCAAGCGGGACTGAATTTTCAGGGAGATGGACGTTGGTATGATCCTCATGTTCCCTACAGAAAAAACAAGAAAGAAGAATGGTATTCGGTAAAACCTCAGAGCGGACGCGAGCTCTGGCGCGACGTCGGCGCTGTGACTGCCGCCGACCCCAGCAGTAGTTCAACACGACAGCCTTTAATTCTGGCAAATTATAAAGAGTTGACTGAAAGTAGAACGTCTCGTCTTTTGAAAGTGCAATTGATCGGACTGGTCACTAATCAGGCTCAATATTTGAGTACCCAGAGCGACAGCCTCGCCCTGCCGAGTTCTTTTTTGGGAGAAGCAGCACTTGGACGATTGTTGCGCAGCGACCTTCAAGACATTGAGACAATGGCTTTTTATATCTTTTCATCTTACGGCAAAATCCTTGACGCGGAAATCGCGACAGAATTACAGACTCAGTTTTATGCCGTTATGTACGAAAAACTTTTCAGCGAGTATTTCCCATACGTTGCGAAAATCGACCGAAACCAAGACAATTGGGGAGGATTGGCTGGGGAATATCTTGACAATATTCTGAAAAAAATGAGAGACTTGGTAATGCATCAGGGCGCGCAGCGCTTCGCCTCCAACGCACGTGCTTTGCGCGACATGTCCGCAGCCGAAACCAGTTTTGTCCGCAACTGTGGATCGTTGCTGAAAAAGAGGAGGGAAAACAAGTGA